The DNA segment GGCTGGTGAGGAAATAGGCCTTCCATTTGTCCGGGACGCTGAGCTCCCGTATGAATGCCAGAACAGGATAGCCATTGAGGTCCTCCTTGATCCTCTTGTACTCCCTGCTGGCGACTAGCTCGATTCCCGGCTTGACAGTTATCTTTATCTCTCCTCCCAAGTGTGTGAATTCCCTGGACAGAACCATCTTTGCCATAAAGTACGCTGAGAAAACTGTGAGGATTGCCCCGAGGACGAACCCGAGAGGGGCGAACCACTCCACATCCCTGAGGAAAGGATAGTCCATTTTGTGAAGTCCCAGAAGGCACAGTGAAAAGGCAGTCCTCCGGGCGTTTGTGAAGGCACTGTTTATCGTTGTGATGATCATAATGCCGGTGAGAACGATGAAAAACGCGGCAACACCATAGGGTATTCCCACGACAGAACTCCAGTCGTTCCCAAGTAGTATTCCGTACATGGCCGTGACAAGGGGCGGTGCGGCCCACAGGGTTTGGTACCTAACAGGCCTTCCCAGTTCCTCTGAGAGGAAGGCCAGCGATCCGAGAAAGAGTAGGGATGAGAATGTGGCCTCTGTTAATGAAACAAGCTGGAGGACGCCAAGCGCATCTGCGGCTATGCTCATGGCGGCTACAAGCCATGCGAATGCCCACACGACCGCGGATCTTCTCCGCGATTTTATGTAGACGGTGAGGAGTACTGCAGAGACCACCAACTTGGCAGAGAGGCTGAAAAACTGGCCCAGCAGGAGCACGGTGGTGTTCATCTTGACCCTCCCACGGTATCCAACTGTTAATTTGTGTTCTGACTCTATAAAAATCTTTGGCTACCGCGTGGGGATTCAGATGTTAGTATGGACTGCTGGCGACCGTAATCTTTATAAACCCAACCTGGGAGGTCTGTACCGGTACGGCGGTCATAGCGGCGGGGTCACACCCGGTCTCGTTTCGCCCCCGGAAGTTAAGCCCGCCAGCGATCCCGGTTGTACTGCCCTCCGGGAGGGGGCGGGAAGCCGGGGACGCCGCCGGCCACTCAAACGCCCGGGTGGTGTAGCCAGGCCCATCATACGGGACTGTCACTCCCGTGACTCGGGTTCAAATCCCGACCCGGGCGCCATAGAAACTTTTACCAAGCAAAAGTTTTACCAAAGTCAGTAGCTCCTTTTCATGGCTCAATTCTGTGTGATTTCTTATCAATTGGCTGTTTTAAAGTTGAGAACTTTTCAAGTTGCTCTTTGAGCGTGGGTTTAACTTTAAGAATCGACGCCCTTTGGGGGTCAGGAGAGAATAAACCTCTTGTCGAGGTCTTTATCTGATGGTGTTCTCTTCTGAAAGATGAGTGTTCATGAGTAAAACCTCTCCCATTTGAACCTTGGATGAAGAGCTACCAACTTTTGGTGAAGCTTTTTCAAGTTTCTTTGGTATCTTCAGAATTTCTATAGTGATACTTCAATCCACATTAGGATTTGAGAGTACAGGAACTTTGCAAGCAAAGTTTCATCGAAGTTCGTGGTTCCCTTTAAATTTGTCAGTTTGAGAGGGATTCCATCGAAACATGCTGGAGTGAATTTTGAAAAATTCTGCTTTTGTTATTTTGCTTTTTAATGGGAGTTCAATTTTAACCGACACCCGAAGAGCGTCAAAGAAGAGGAACTCCTTGAGAAAGGCATTGATGGGGGAATTTAAATCCAAAACAGCTCGTAAAAGGAA comes from the Thermococcus thioreducens genome and includes:
- a CDS encoding DUF835 domain-containing protein, which encodes MNTTVLLLGQFFSLSAKLVVSAVLLTVYIKSRRRSAVVWAFAWLVAAMSIAADALGVLQLVSLTEATFSSLLFLGSLAFLSEELGRPVRYQTLWAAPPLVTAMYGILLGNDWSSVVGIPYGVAAFFIVLTGIMIITTINSAFTNARRTAFSLCLLGLHKMDYPFLRDVEWFAPLGFVLGAILTVFSAYFMAKMVLSREFTHLGGEIKITVKPGIELVASREYKRIKEDLNGYPVLAFIRELSVPDKWKAYFLTSLPGKDTIPPTNLPRILELSGRYLQEAETRGITGVVLIDGIEYLIIHNGMTAVTKFIGTLRDLVILRDGRLIVVADEKALDRKDYLTIKRVLMGG